In Microvenator marinus, one genomic interval encodes:
- a CDS encoding 1,4-dihydroxy-2-naphthoate polyprenyltransferase: protein MSAVAEISPARAWVLATRPKTLPAAVAPVLVGMAVAHAIGKFALLPALGALLGAMLIQIGTNLANDYFDFKKGADTHERLGPMRVTQAGLIDETAVRNAMIGTFAASALVGVYLVGVGGWPILVIGILSILSGIAYTGGPFPLGYHGLGDLFVFIFFGVVAVCGTVWVQALEWSWLALISSVPVGLLSVAILIVNNYRDRHTDVKAGKRTLAVRLGGKLTRWQYGVTLALAYIVPVVQFALGHLSPFALLPLITLPLALRLFRDFISLNGSDLNPVLERTAKLLVIFSALYALGIVGL from the coding sequence ATGAGTGCCGTAGCTGAAATCTCTCCTGCTCGAGCCTGGGTCCTCGCGACTCGCCCTAAAACCCTACCTGCGGCGGTAGCCCCCGTTTTGGTGGGTATGGCGGTGGCGCATGCGATCGGGAAATTTGCGCTCCTTCCAGCGCTGGGCGCGCTTTTGGGCGCGATGCTCATTCAAATCGGCACCAACCTCGCGAACGATTATTTCGACTTCAAAAAGGGCGCCGATACCCACGAGCGCCTCGGTCCGATGCGCGTGACCCAGGCTGGCCTGATCGATGAAACGGCGGTCCGAAACGCCATGATTGGCACGTTCGCGGCGTCGGCACTGGTCGGCGTCTACTTGGTGGGCGTGGGTGGCTGGCCGATCCTCGTCATCGGAATCTTGTCGATCCTCTCGGGAATCGCCTACACGGGCGGCCCGTTTCCCCTCGGGTATCACGGCCTCGGCGACCTCTTTGTGTTCATCTTTTTCGGCGTGGTCGCGGTCTGCGGCACAGTCTGGGTGCAGGCGCTCGAATGGTCTTGGTTGGCGCTTATCAGCTCAGTCCCAGTTGGCCTCTTGAGCGTAGCCATTCTCATCGTGAACAACTATCGAGACCGCCATACGGACGTCAAAGCCGGCAAACGAACGCTCGCCGTTCGGCTAGGCGGAAAGCTCACCCGATGGCAATACGGCGTGACCTTGGCTTTGGCATATATCGTGCCGGTAGTGCAGTTCGCGCTCGGCCATCTCAGCCCATTCGCGCTCCTTCCTCTCATCACTCTCCCGCTCGCTCTTCGCCTCTTCCGCGACTTCATCAGCCTCAATGGCTCAGACCTCAATCCCGTCCTCGAGAGAACCGCCAAGCTGCTGGTGATCTTCTCCGCGCTCTACGCTCTCGGGATTGTTGGCCTCTAA
- the menD gene encoding 2-succinyl-5-enolpyruvyl-6-hydroxy-3-cyclohexene-1-carboxylic-acid synthase yields the protein MNFLANINVLWGHILIDELARAGVREVVVSPGSRSTPLTLAANAHPDIRAINVIDERSAGFLALGLAMATERPVVLICTSGSAVSNYHPAISEARQSRVGLIVLSADRPEWLREAGAPQAMRQDQLFGPHTVWFHELAQPEADRLKLRYVRSTADKAVAMSERGPVHLNVSFRKPLEATEVPRDAPDGVRDLELGTPEVAGRADRQPWVRVLGSAQSDSAPVLRALANAERPLVTVGADWKARRWRPFVAWLKQLGYAVWAEAQSGVVGNVARLDASVQPDLVVHLGRAPIDWPAQRWMNSLECELIFVGPDDSHGLENPEHLASTWLRLRGLRPRRKDLEIIQNFQPQEEFSKNPKPKALESNKDTKEIPQFPHPNEQQRKIWISNETNHLTQTEGVPTFFDGAIHSALHALDPSTAIFVSSSMPFRDFENFGPKGRDVFVNRGLNGIDGVLSSAFGVAAARVPDGSRPGVVAVVGDVAFSHDASALLTARRAGISAIVVVINNGGGRIFEFLPVKGQAGFQEHFNTEPSIDLQALALAYGAGYARVTAQKPLENELQKRQDQPGIHLIEAVVDWESSIATRRSILEARAGLSSVRVATPVHAGSVRVAPWAITALHGFSGTRADWRVIEPYLGPIEALNLPGHEGKSGVETWDQAIEDLAQELRSQDRPVLIGYSMGGRLALGLASTYPELISGLVTIGARAGLPESERGARAQEDEARATAVERDLHGFMREWARLPLLNLRPAHPARAPGRVAHSGEGLASALRALGPARQPLYDVKLKVPALFVAGELDKVYCEAAREMAETLGAKAAVVANAGHAAHLDEPEATAAIISEFLEQL from the coding sequence ATGAATTTTTTGGCAAATATCAACGTGCTCTGGGGCCATATCCTAATCGACGAGCTCGCGCGAGCAGGCGTACGCGAGGTGGTAGTTTCACCGGGTTCGCGCTCAACGCCCCTGACGCTAGCCGCAAACGCCCATCCTGACATTCGCGCGATCAACGTCATCGACGAGCGAAGTGCGGGCTTTCTGGCGCTGGGATTGGCCATGGCCACCGAGCGACCTGTGGTGCTCATCTGCACCAGCGGCAGTGCGGTCTCGAACTACCACCCGGCGATCTCGGAGGCTCGGCAATCACGAGTCGGTCTGATCGTCTTGAGCGCCGACCGGCCCGAGTGGTTGCGCGAGGCCGGAGCGCCCCAGGCCATGCGGCAAGACCAGCTTTTTGGACCGCACACCGTCTGGTTCCACGAGCTGGCACAGCCCGAGGCAGACCGGCTTAAGCTGCGCTACGTGAGGTCTACGGCCGATAAGGCGGTGGCCATGAGTGAGCGTGGGCCGGTGCACTTGAACGTGAGTTTCAGAAAGCCCCTCGAAGCCACCGAAGTACCGCGCGATGCACCCGATGGTGTGCGCGACTTGGAGCTCGGGACGCCGGAGGTTGCGGGTCGCGCGGATCGGCAGCCATGGGTGAGAGTTTTGGGTAGTGCCCAGAGTGATAGCGCGCCGGTTTTACGAGCGCTGGCGAACGCCGAGCGGCCCTTGGTCACCGTGGGTGCGGATTGGAAGGCGAGGCGGTGGCGGCCTTTCGTGGCGTGGCTAAAGCAGCTTGGGTATGCGGTATGGGCTGAGGCTCAGTCCGGGGTGGTTGGAAATGTGGCGCGGCTAGATGCTTCAGTGCAGCCGGACCTTGTGGTGCATCTTGGGCGTGCGCCGATCGACTGGCCCGCGCAACGTTGGATGAACTCGCTTGAGTGCGAGCTCATCTTTGTAGGCCCCGACGATAGCCACGGGCTGGAGAACCCCGAACACCTCGCCTCTACGTGGCTCCGTCTACGAGGGCTCCGTCCTCGTAGGAAGGACTTGGAGATCATTCAGAATTTCCAACCCCAAGAGGAATTTTCAAAGAACCCGAAGCCTAAAGCACTCGAATCCAACAAAGACACCAAAGAAATACCTCAGTTTCCTCATCCAAATGAGCAACAAAGAAAAATTTGGATATCTAACGAAACCAACCACCTAACGCAGACAGAGGGCGTGCCGACCTTTTTCGACGGAGCCATCCACTCAGCCCTCCACGCACTAGACCCATCTACGGCTATCTTCGTCTCCTCAAGCATGCCGTTTAGAGACTTTGAGAATTTTGGTCCAAAAGGGCGTGACGTGTTTGTAAATCGGGGGTTGAACGGGATTGATGGGGTCTTGTCTTCGGCGTTTGGTGTGGCGGCAGCGCGTGTGCCCGACGGCTCGAGGCCAGGTGTGGTGGCCGTCGTTGGCGACGTGGCTTTCTCGCACGACGCCAGTGCACTCTTGACCGCGCGCCGCGCCGGCATCAGCGCGATAGTCGTCGTCATCAACAACGGTGGCGGACGCATCTTCGAGTTTCTCCCAGTCAAGGGTCAGGCGGGCTTCCAAGAACATTTCAACACCGAACCCTCAATTGATTTGCAAGCCCTCGCCCTGGCCTATGGCGCTGGATACGCTCGAGTCACCGCCCAAAAGCCTCTGGAAAACGAGCTCCAAAAGAGGCAAGACCAGCCCGGCATCCACCTCATCGAAGCCGTCGTAGACTGGGAATCTTCAATTGCCACGCGTCGCAGCATCTTAGAGGCGCGAGCTGGTCTAAGCTCTGTCCGCGTTGCGACTCCCGTACACGCGGGCTCTGTCCGCGTTGCGCCCTGGGCGATTACCGCCCTCCACGGATTCTCAGGAACCCGCGCAGATTGGCGCGTAATTGAGCCTTACCTCGGGCCGATCGAAGCACTGAATTTACCGGGTCACGAGGGAAAGTCAGGCGTAGAGACCTGGGATCAGGCCATCGAAGACCTGGCCCAGGAACTCAGGTCTCAAGACCGCCCAGTGCTCATCGGCTACTCGATGGGTGGCCGCCTGGCTCTGGGGCTCGCGAGCACGTACCCCGAGCTGATTTCGGGTCTCGTGACGATTGGCGCGCGGGCGGGCTTGCCAGAGTCCGAACGCGGCGCGCGGGCTCAGGAAGACGAGGCTCGGGCCACGGCGGTTGAGAGGGACCTACACGGCTTTATGCGCGAATGGGCGCGTCTTCCTCTCCTAAACCTCAGGCCGGCTCACCCCGCACGAGCTCCGGGCCGTGTGGCACACTCTGGCGAGGGTTTAGCCAGTGCGCTGCGGGCGCTCGGCCCCGCGAGGCAACCACTCTACGACGTCAAGCTTAAGGTCCCCGCGCTCTTTGTGGCCGGCGAACTCGACAAGGTCTATTGCGAAGCGGCGCGGGAAATGGCAGAGACGCTCGGCGCGAAGGCCGCCGTGGTGGCCAACGCCGGGCACGCCGCCCACCTGGACGAACCAGAGGCGACCGCTGCCATCATTTCGGAGTTTCTGGAGCAATTATGA
- a CDS encoding isochorismate synthase, whose protein sequence is MVVPIDDVDPWSLVRAVPSHRTWRAWRGPNGDFHLAVGHAWRMSTNGRSPALDLSDLGRMLKDTPGQIATISVAFDPKRTHQKDQIWKDFAPIEISVPEVLFQRVGGRWSLTIVADAERFETVERGAKAIHQSALTGTVPEAQIEGQVEFGTYRAEVQRALEALHNEDVSKIVMARKAEFRANSEIDHARVLRRLDERFPNCFVFAHRAGGSQSGPGAVFLGASPERLVACDSGTLHTEALAGSAGVGQSETERSELANALMKSEKDLREHHHVVDYIQEILGPITSGFELGELGVKSLKNVQHLHTPIRAKLKEGATILDAVKVLHPTSAVGGSPRERALELIAEIEGFDRGWYAGALGWMGLGDSTDGELTVAIRSAMIRKNIAELYAGAGIVVGSDPVAEDQETRVKMRALLEALE, encoded by the coding sequence ATGGTGGTACCAATTGACGACGTGGATCCGTGGAGCCTCGTGCGCGCGGTGCCCTCTCACCGCACTTGGCGCGCATGGCGCGGTCCAAATGGGGATTTTCACCTCGCCGTGGGCCACGCGTGGCGCATGTCTACGAATGGTCGAAGCCCCGCACTAGACCTGAGCGACCTAGGTCGCATGCTCAAAGATACGCCCGGCCAAATCGCGACCATTTCCGTAGCGTTCGACCCGAAACGAACCCACCAAAAGGACCAAATCTGGAAGGATTTTGCGCCTATTGAAATCAGCGTGCCCGAGGTGCTCTTCCAACGCGTAGGCGGGCGTTGGTCGCTTACCATCGTCGCGGACGCCGAGCGATTCGAGACGGTAGAGCGAGGTGCGAAGGCGATTCATCAAAGCGCGCTTACTGGCACTGTGCCTGAAGCTCAGATTGAAGGGCAAGTTGAGTTTGGCACTTATCGCGCCGAGGTTCAGCGGGCCTTAGAGGCACTGCATAACGAAGACGTTTCCAAGATTGTCATGGCCAGAAAGGCAGAGTTCAGAGCGAATTCTGAGATAGACCATGCCCGAGTTTTAAGGCGTCTCGACGAGCGTTTCCCAAACTGCTTTGTGTTTGCGCATCGCGCAGGAGGAAGTCAGAGTGGTCCAGGCGCAGTCTTCCTTGGAGCCTCTCCGGAGCGCCTCGTTGCCTGCGATTCCGGCACGCTACATACCGAAGCTCTCGCTGGTTCTGCGGGCGTTGGGCAGTCCGAGACGGAGCGTTCAGAATTGGCCAATGCGCTGATGAAAAGCGAGAAGGATCTCAGAGAACATCACCATGTGGTGGACTATATCCAAGAAATTTTGGGCCCGATAACGTCCGGTTTTGAACTGGGTGAACTCGGCGTCAAATCGCTAAAAAACGTTCAGCATCTGCACACACCCATTCGCGCGAAGTTGAAAGAAGGCGCGACGATACTGGATGCGGTGAAGGTGCTCCATCCTACCTCGGCTGTGGGTGGCTCTCCGCGCGAGCGCGCACTAGAGCTCATCGCCGAGATCGAGGGCTTTGACCGCGGCTGGTACGCGGGTGCGCTCGGGTGGATGGGGCTTGGCGACTCGACGGATGGGGAACTCACGGTGGCCATCCGAAGCGCGATGATTCGTAAGAATATTGCGGAACTCTATGCAGGAGCGGGCATCGTAGTCGGTAGCGATCCGGTGGCGGAAGATCAGGAAACTCGGGTCAAAATGCGGGCACTTCTGGAGGCCCTCGAATGA
- a CDS encoding tetratricopeptide repeat protein, with protein MLSQDHQAQLDFIKQEIAQLVRDGSTSSAIERLTMMLGSMGELEDYKPLRGAILALRADLRLDEDDEEGAWEDAQKAMNFGWYDAAVHAIAGWAMLHMEKLDVARDQFTKAIELNAEKARPFVGRALVALEEEDFDGARQDLTRAVQIDPKDDTAWALRAEVGINLGTVESALADIQRARTIAPEDADHALFFARLILTKGDTEAARKALGVAVADEDAALEALCLRSHLNLQASKVKEARADAIKATNNFPDEAFAFVCLASAQIAEGNGQLALKAAERAVALDPTLPDAYIARAAANHLLGNTEARLEDEARFKDEMPELHEFLLGPVAAHIDPAAFFPAPPAPKAKEPAKPQGAPGIPGMEGMPNFGIPGLGGMNPAAMLDQVFDADGNIKPAFKPIMRMALKNAPSLLKTMPSSMLEQRGIDPKMLDGVDLDNIDEAELEAQMKLFYKMMKSQG; from the coding sequence ATGCTTAGCCAAGACCATCAGGCCCAACTCGACTTTATCAAGCAAGAGATCGCGCAACTCGTGCGAGACGGCTCCACTTCAAGCGCTATCGAGCGACTTACCATGATGCTTGGCTCGATGGGCGAGCTCGAGGACTACAAGCCTCTGAGAGGGGCGATCCTGGCGCTGCGCGCAGATCTGCGCCTTGACGAGGACGACGAAGAAGGGGCCTGGGAAGACGCTCAAAAGGCCATGAATTTTGGTTGGTACGACGCTGCGGTACACGCGATTGCAGGCTGGGCCATGCTTCATATGGAAAAGCTCGACGTGGCGCGCGACCAGTTTACCAAGGCCATTGAGCTCAATGCTGAAAAGGCCAGACCCTTTGTGGGGCGCGCGCTTGTGGCGCTCGAAGAAGAAGACTTTGACGGGGCTCGTCAGGACCTGACGCGCGCAGTTCAGATCGACCCCAAGGACGACACGGCGTGGGCGCTTCGAGCGGAAGTTGGTATCAATCTCGGGACCGTAGAATCAGCACTTGCGGACATTCAGCGCGCCCGGACCATCGCGCCTGAAGATGCCGATCACGCCCTCTTTTTTGCGCGACTCATCCTGACCAAGGGGGATACCGAGGCGGCTCGAAAGGCGCTCGGTGTGGCGGTTGCAGACGAAGATGCGGCCCTCGAGGCGCTGTGCTTGCGAAGTCACTTGAACCTGCAGGCCTCCAAGGTCAAGGAGGCACGCGCGGACGCCATCAAGGCCACCAATAACTTCCCGGACGAGGCCTTTGCCTTTGTGTGTCTCGCGAGCGCGCAAATCGCCGAGGGCAACGGTCAGCTTGCGCTCAAGGCCGCCGAGCGCGCCGTGGCGCTCGACCCTACGCTGCCGGACGCGTACATCGCTCGCGCCGCCGCAAACCACCTCTTGGGCAACACCGAGGCGCGTCTTGAGGACGAGGCGCGGTTTAAGGACGAGATGCCAGAGCTTCATGAATTCCTGCTCGGTCCGGTGGCGGCCCATATCGACCCGGCTGCGTTCTTCCCAGCGCCGCCAGCGCCAAAAGCCAAAGAGCCCGCAAAACCTCAGGGAGCGCCCGGGATTCCCGGGATGGAGGGCATGCCGAACTTCGGGATTCCGGGTCTCGGCGGCATGAATCCTGCCGCGATGCTCGACCAAGTCTTTGACGCCGATGGCAATATCAAGCCGGCCTTTAAGCCCATCATGCGCATGGCGCTCAAAAACGCGCCATCTCTGCTCAAGACCATGCCTTCGTCCATGCTTGAGCAGCGCGGCATCGACCCAAAAATGCTCGATGGCGTAGACCTCGACAATATCGATGAGGCCGAGCTCGAAGCTCAAATGAAGCTTTTCTACAAGATGATGAAATCCCAAGGGTAG
- a CDS encoding mechanosensitive ion channel family protein, translating to MVEWLQSMGLGEQTALMVLEYGVKVLGVLFVLWLGFLVGGKVQSVLTKRLEEKIDVSIARFVGNIARWTIVILAILGCLSMFGVETTSFAAVIGGASVAIGLAFQGSLSNVAAGIMLLIFRPFKVGDVIQIAGNTGTVDEISLFTTMLDTADKRRFIVPNSQVFGSTIENVTYNSERRVDVAVGIEYEADIDTAREVLMAAAAKLDHVIGEPMVVLTGLGGSSVDFSVRVVVPTEHYWPTLDALIRASKYALDEAKIGIPYPHVTVTNKGE from the coding sequence ATGGTTGAGTGGTTACAGAGCATGGGCCTTGGCGAACAAACTGCGCTAATGGTTTTGGAATATGGCGTGAAGGTGCTTGGGGTACTATTTGTACTTTGGCTAGGATTTTTGGTCGGCGGAAAAGTTCAAAGTGTGCTGACGAAAAGATTAGAAGAAAAGATCGATGTCTCCATTGCACGATTCGTAGGAAATATTGCGCGTTGGACCATCGTGATTCTGGCGATTCTGGGCTGCTTGAGCATGTTTGGGGTTGAGACCACGAGCTTTGCGGCTGTGATCGGTGGCGCGTCCGTGGCTATCGGCCTCGCATTCCAGGGAAGCCTTTCAAATGTGGCCGCTGGCATCATGCTCCTCATTTTTCGTCCGTTCAAAGTTGGGGACGTGATTCAAATCGCCGGCAACACCGGTACCGTGGACGAGATCAGCCTCTTTACGACCATGCTCGATACAGCCGATAAGCGCCGGTTTATCGTGCCAAATTCACAGGTTTTTGGGAGCACCATTGAGAACGTCACCTACAATTCTGAGCGACGAGTGGACGTGGCTGTCGGAATTGAGTATGAGGCCGACATCGACACGGCGCGCGAGGTCTTGATGGCCGCGGCTGCCAAACTCGATCACGTGATTGGAGAGCCAATGGTGGTACTGACAGGGCTTGGTGGATCGTCGGTGGATTTTTCGGTCCGCGTGGTGGTTCCGACCGAGCATTATTGGCCAACACTTGATGCGCTGATTCGGGCGTCTAAATACGCGCTCGACGAGGCAAAAATTGGGATTCCTTATCCCCACGTTACCGTGACGAACAAAGGCGAGTAA
- a CDS encoding DUF3078 domain-containing protein, whose amino-acid sequence MKNLSLCLVTGAAILAAMPAFAQDTQFVPDEDIALIEDEERQGFDGLLTIGANLNFTSNSNVVGQSDGYSTLFGLSLKGGLDYLYKKHEIRNTLSIQESFARTPVIDEFVKNSDVLEFESLYNYFFLKWVGAFGRLSVQTSILPSEAVSADPTAYAITRLDGTVENESTTRLALADAFSPLTLNESVGAFLEPLRSEAINASFRLGFGARQTFANGVLAANDNADTPEIEIVELDNVIQAGAEAFLGAKGKFYDKRISYEAGATALIPFLNNDDTDRSATDLMRYGLNASLSTNVFSWMALTYDLRIIKDPQLIDATQIQNGLLLTFNYSFIERDGGTAGPSADELLAEAQRKLAEAEEECAELRENAQEARSEAEDAKIQEMEKEHQQKLLEEQQRIQQEELKKQEEQAPVEGETTPPAEGTTPPAEEPVAPAPE is encoded by the coding sequence ATGAAAAATCTAAGTTTGTGTTTGGTTACCGGTGCCGCGATTCTTGCCGCGATGCCAGCATTTGCACAGGACACACAATTTGTGCCTGACGAGGATATCGCGCTGATCGAGGACGAAGAGCGCCAGGGTTTTGATGGTCTTTTGACCATCGGTGCAAACCTGAACTTCACCTCGAATAGCAACGTGGTAGGCCAAAGTGACGGTTATTCGACCTTGTTCGGCTTGAGCCTCAAGGGTGGCCTTGACTACCTCTACAAGAAGCACGAAATCCGCAATACGCTGAGCATTCAAGAGAGCTTCGCCCGAACTCCTGTGATCGACGAGTTCGTCAAGAATAGCGATGTGTTGGAATTTGAGAGCCTCTACAACTACTTCTTTTTGAAGTGGGTGGGTGCATTTGGCCGTCTCAGCGTTCAAACGAGCATCCTTCCTTCGGAAGCCGTGAGCGCCGACCCTACGGCCTACGCGATCACTCGCCTTGACGGTACCGTAGAAAACGAAAGTACAACACGTTTGGCCCTGGCAGACGCGTTCAGCCCTCTGACCTTAAATGAGTCTGTGGGTGCCTTCTTGGAGCCGTTGCGAAGCGAGGCTATCAACGCCTCATTCCGTCTTGGTTTTGGTGCGCGTCAGACCTTCGCAAACGGTGTTCTTGCAGCCAACGATAATGCGGACACGCCAGAAATCGAGATTGTTGAGCTCGATAACGTGATCCAGGCAGGTGCTGAGGCTTTCCTCGGCGCAAAAGGCAAATTCTACGACAAGCGCATCAGCTACGAAGCCGGCGCTACGGCGCTCATTCCGTTTTTGAACAACGATGACACCGACCGCTCCGCGACCGACCTTATGCGTTATGGTCTGAATGCGTCGCTAAGCACGAACGTGTTCTCCTGGATGGCTCTGACCTACGATCTTAGAATCATCAAAGATCCGCAGCTCATCGACGCCACCCAGATTCAAAACGGCCTGCTTTTGACCTTCAACTACTCGTTCATCGAGCGTGATGGCGGCACTGCTGGCCCAAGCGCAGACGAGCTTTTGGCCGAAGCGCAGCGCAAGCTTGCCGAGGCTGAGGAAGAGTGTGCGGAGCTTCGCGAGAATGCTCAGGAAGCTCGCTCTGAGGCAGAAGATGCTAAAATTCAGGAGATGGAGAAGGAGCACCAGCAGAAGCTTCTCGAAGAGCAGCAACGCATTCAGCAGGAAGAGCTGAAGAAGCAAGAGGAGCAAGCTCCTGTGGAAGGTGAGACAACGCCTCCAGCCGAAGGCACAACGCCTCCAGCTGAGGAGCCTGTGGCGCCAGCACCCGAGTAA
- a CDS encoding glycosyltransferase, whose amino-acid sequence MSKPDVSIVIPVYNEEGILSASVADLTEKLEADTSRDWTYEIILSENGSKDGTVEVAHELMERHPELRLIRAGEPNYGLAMRKGILDARGDIVICDEIDLCDTDFYKRAIAELENGADMVVGSKALNHSADKRPVYRKAATFILNSMLRIFVGFKGTDTHGLKAFKRDRLLEVVGRCVVDKDLFASEFVIRAERMNYTIVEIPVSIVEKRPPSINLFKRVPNVLKNMARLTWVIRVRHR is encoded by the coding sequence ATGTCTAAGCCTGACGTCTCAATCGTAATTCCAGTCTACAACGAGGAAGGGATTCTCTCAGCTTCGGTCGCAGATCTCACTGAAAAGCTCGAAGCCGATACCTCACGGGATTGGACTTATGAGATTATTCTGAGCGAGAACGGCTCCAAGGACGGCACCGTAGAGGTGGCGCACGAGCTTATGGAGCGCCATCCCGAGCTCCGGCTTATCCGGGCGGGCGAGCCGAATTATGGGCTAGCGATGCGCAAGGGGATCTTGGATGCGCGTGGCGATATCGTGATCTGTGACGAGATCGACCTCTGCGACACCGACTTCTACAAGCGCGCGATTGCTGAGCTTGAGAATGGCGCCGATATGGTGGTGGGCTCAAAGGCGCTCAACCATTCGGCCGATAAACGCCCGGTATACCGCAAAGCTGCGACCTTCATCCTGAACTCAATGTTGCGGATTTTTGTAGGCTTTAAGGGCACAGATACCCATGGTCTCAAGGCCTTTAAGCGCGATCGACTTCTGGAAGTTGTTGGCCGTTGCGTGGTGGATAAGGACCTCTTTGCGAGCGAGTTCGTGATTCGCGCCGAGCGCATGAATTATACGATTGTGGAGATTCCGGTCTCGATCGTGGAGAAGCGCCCACCGTCCATCAACCTTTTCAAGCGGGTCCCCAACGTGTTGAAGAATATGGCGCGCCTGACCTGGGTGATCCGCGTCCGGCACCGATAA
- a CDS encoding YqgE/AlgH family protein, producing MAINHTLAPGFLVASPKLDGSVFDRAVIIMVHHDREGAMGFILNKPIDVDFGTLLEMVDVSENQIADSCYQQDVFFGGPVRVEQLWVIHNSPDHIFADSDDEVLFHPQWHLSSDAGSIKFLAKKAEHKFRPLMGYAGWGPGQLEDEIGEGSWLVLDFDEKFIDTSVDEMWDFALTKLGIDETTFLMMGKAGQA from the coding sequence GTGGCTATCAATCATACACTTGCTCCCGGGTTTCTGGTGGCATCTCCCAAGCTCGACGGGAGCGTCTTTGATCGCGCGGTCATCATCATGGTCCATCACGATCGCGAAGGCGCGATGGGCTTCATCTTGAACAAGCCGATCGACGTAGACTTTGGCACGCTCTTGGAGATGGTGGACGTCTCCGAGAATCAAATCGCCGATAGTTGCTACCAACAAGACGTGTTCTTTGGCGGTCCGGTCCGCGTGGAACAACTCTGGGTGATCCACAACTCGCCGGACCATATCTTCGCGGATTCCGACGACGAGGTCCTCTTTCACCCACAATGGCACCTCTCGTCGGATGCCGGCTCGATCAAGTTTCTGGCTAAGAAGGCCGAACACAAGTTTCGGCCGCTCATGGGCTATGCGGGCTGGGGGCCGGGGCAGCTCGAAGACGAGATCGGTGAGGGCTCATGGTTGGTCTTGGATTTCGACGAAAAATTCATCGACACGAGTGTGGATGAAATGTGGGATTTTGCGCTGACTAAGCTCGGCATTGACGAGACCACTTTCCTCATGATGGGCAAGGCCGGCCAGGCTTAA